The genome window ATATATTATTGGAGACCTTATTGATACTTTGATTCAGCGATCTAGGGAACTTAAATTGGTGGTTGTTGATCAGGAATCGCTGGCGGTACTTAAAATTTCTACCTATATTACGACTTTGGTGATGAACTATCTTTATACTGGAGGCTTTAGTAAGGAAAGATGAAAAAACTAAGGGTTCTTTTGCTTTTTGATAGTCCAGTTTCGAGAATGCGCGGTTATGACTTTAAAGAGGAATTTAAGGATGTTGATTGGGATACCGAGCGCAGCACTTATGAAGTTTTAACTAAAGCGGGACACGAGGTAAGGATCTTAGGTCTTTATAATAATATTAATATACTTCTTGAAGAGATTGCCGAAATCAAACCGGACATAATTTTCAATATGGCTGAAGTGTTTAATCAAAAGTCATACCTAGATAAGAATGTTGCCGGAGTTCTTGAGATGCTAGATATTCCTTATACCGGGGCATCTTTAACTACTTTGGCTATTTGCGGCGATAAAGCTTTATGTAAAAAGATACTTAGTTTTCATAGAATTAAAGTTCCCCAGTTTTATACTTTCTATCGTCACCGGCGGATCTGGCTTCCTAAGAGACTTCGTTTACCATTAATTGTTAAACCGCTCAGTGAAGAAGCTTCTCGAGGGATTTCTCAAGCTTCAATCGTCGACAATGAGGAGGCGATGATTGAGAGAGTTAAGTTTATTCATGATAGTATGAAGAATGACGCCATAGTTGAAGAATACATCGAAGGTCGGGAGCTTTATGTTAGTGCAATTGGTGATAAGCGAATTAAGATTTTACC of Candidatus Omnitrophota bacterium contains these proteins:
- a CDS encoding ATP-grasp domain-containing protein; its protein translation is MKKLRVLLLFDSPVSRMRGYDFKEEFKDVDWDTERSTYEVLTKAGHEVRILGLYNNINILLEEIAEIKPDIIFNMAEVFNQKSYLDKNVAGVLEMLDIPYTGASLTTLAICGDKALCKKILSFHRIKVPQFYTFYRHRRIWLPKRLRLPLIVKPLSEEASRGISQASIVDNEEAMIERVKFIHDSMKNDAIVEEYIEGRELYVSAIGDKRIKILPMREMKFGSLGEDEPRIATYKAKWDYKYRKKWEIKNMFAGRLPNGSTEKINEVCKRAFRALNLECYARFDIRLTNDSKIYILEVNANPSLDPDDELAQSAEKGGLTYDKLIQKILILGLKRGGNN